One window of the Terriglobales bacterium genome contains the following:
- a CDS encoding type II toxin-antitoxin system PemK/MazF family toxin, with protein sequence MVTRYVPEVGDIVMMDFDPQIGREQAKRRPALVLTDERYNRASGLAIVCPLTSKRKPYPFALPVKIDQVEGAVLVDQLKSLDWAARNTEFHSRADPGLVSKVRQYVAVLLAVR encoded by the coding sequence ATGGTAACTCGCTACGTCCCCGAGGTCGGGGACATCGTGATGATGGATTTCGATCCCCAGATCGGTCGCGAGCAAGCCAAACGACGACCTGCTCTAGTGCTTACCGATGAGCGATACAACCGGGCTAGCGGCCTGGCTATAGTTTGCCCTTTGACAAGCAAACGCAAGCCCTACCCGTTTGCTCTGCCCGTCAAGATTGACCAAGTCGAAGGTGCTGTGCTCGTCGATCAATTGAAGAGTTTGGATTGGGCCGCGCGTAATACCGAATTCCACTCCAGGGCTGATCCCGGCTTGGTCAGCAAAGTGCGGCAGTACGTCGCCGTTCTGCTCGCCGTCCGTTGA
- a CDS encoding AbrB/MazE/SpoVT family DNA-binding domain-containing protein has translation MKAQMVKWGNSLAVRIPKAVIEKARLKEGDSLEVEAAAEGLVELRRPSKLPTLAQLVSQITPENRYGEISTGAEVGKEVVEW, from the coding sequence ATGAAGGCGCAAATGGTGAAGTGGGGCAATAGTCTTGCCGTTCGCATTCCAAAAGCGGTGATTGAGAAGGCCAGGCTCAAGGAGGGTGATTCGCTAGAGGTCGAAGCCGCCGCTGAAGGCTTGGTCGAATTACGCCGGCCATCCAAGTTGCCTACCTTGGCACAGCTGGTATCCCAAATCACTCCCGAAAACCGATACGGCGAGATCTCGACTGGCGCTGAAGTTGGGAAGGAAGTTGTTGAATGGTAA
- a CDS encoding plastocyanin/azurin family copper-binding protein: MRRTSTFWLAIGFALILAQAVHAESWHAKVGGQSFDEGVQALAFLPNEMWIHAGDSITWTFSANENHSVTFLKVGQTRPTFAAGCPGGAPPSGTTPDGSSFDGMNCVNSGLIATPGTTYTVNFPTIGNFVIVCLLHVNQSGTIHVLDQSAPLPHDQAFYDRQAAAEERDLLFDRDGGLAAKLREGGAKGLDDDDAHAHQGMKIVVMGAGEYAPTPGGAQSVSRMRFGRESIAIHAGQTVEWASSDVSGHSVQFGPGAFGPLDPLKASPGLVVSRDADGTVHAILTSTSDNLYSGRIAPQSQERTGLGQLAPGATRFRVTFTTPGTYPYICAYHDEIGMKGEVIVRP, encoded by the coding sequence ATGCGACGAACATCGACGTTTTGGCTGGCAATAGGTTTCGCGCTGATCTTGGCTCAAGCTGTGCATGCAGAATCCTGGCACGCGAAGGTCGGGGGCCAAAGTTTCGATGAGGGAGTGCAGGCGCTGGCGTTCCTGCCAAACGAAATGTGGATACACGCCGGGGACAGCATTACCTGGACTTTCTCTGCCAACGAGAATCATTCGGTAACGTTTCTGAAGGTCGGCCAAACACGTCCCACATTTGCGGCCGGCTGCCCCGGCGGCGCACCGCCAAGCGGCACAACACCGGATGGGTCCTCATTCGATGGCATGAACTGCGTAAACAGCGGATTGATCGCAACTCCCGGAACGACGTATACGGTCAACTTTCCCACTATAGGAAATTTCGTGATTGTGTGCCTGCTGCACGTAAACCAATCCGGGACGATCCATGTTCTTGACCAGTCGGCGCCGCTTCCGCACGATCAGGCGTTCTATGATCGCCAAGCCGCGGCAGAAGAACGCGATCTGCTCTTCGATAGAGACGGAGGACTTGCAGCCAAGCTGAGGGAGGGCGGCGCCAAAGGTTTGGATGATGACGATGCCCATGCTCACCAGGGCATGAAGATCGTAGTCATGGGTGCGGGAGAATATGCGCCAACGCCGGGCGGTGCGCAAAGTGTTTCACGAATGCGCTTTGGCCGAGAGAGCATCGCCATCCACGCAGGCCAGACCGTTGAGTGGGCCAGTTCGGACGTCAGCGGCCACTCTGTCCAGTTTGGGCCAGGAGCGTTTGGTCCACTCGATCCGCTGAAAGCCTCGCCTGGCTTGGTTGTATCTCGCGATGCTGACGGCACCGTGCATGCGATTCTCACCTCTACGAGCGATAACCTCTATTCCGGAAGGATTGCTCCGCAATCCCAGGAACGTACCGGATTGGGACAGCTCGCTCCGGGCGCCACTCGGTTCCGCGTGACGTTTACGACTCCGGGAACATATCCCTATATCTGCGCTTATCACGACGAAATCGGGATGAAGGGCGAAGTCATCGTTCGGCCGTGA
- a CDS encoding EamA family transporter has protein sequence MQFFLWLGLCLIVVIAWGVLGLFEKLATDHLAPAAALVWVAIGFMLLQAVAFPHVFWRYPTSSLIWALANGVLCAFGFLALLLALRHGGKVSIVEPLSALYPVLVAFLTPHLFGERASLQHSLGIACAVAAIVLLTADTKEIRESGRT, from the coding sequence ATGCAATTCTTCCTTTGGCTGGGGCTTTGTCTCATCGTAGTGATCGCCTGGGGTGTGCTCGGTCTGTTTGAGAAGCTTGCGACTGATCACCTGGCCCCGGCCGCGGCATTAGTGTGGGTAGCAATTGGCTTCATGCTGCTGCAGGCGGTTGCCTTTCCTCACGTTTTCTGGAGATATCCGACTTCAAGTTTGATTTGGGCGCTCGCGAATGGAGTTCTGTGTGCGTTTGGCTTCCTGGCTCTGTTGTTGGCACTGCGCCACGGCGGGAAAGTATCGATTGTAGAACCTTTGAGTGCACTCTATCCGGTACTCGTGGCCTTCCTGACACCCCATCTGTTTGGCGAACGCGCAAGCCTTCAGCACAGTCTCGGAATTGCCTGTGCCGTTGCGGCCATCGTGCTGTTGACCGCAGATACCAAAGAGATTCGAGAATCCGGCCGAACATAA
- a CDS encoding EamA family transporter has protein sequence MPFATRLRAKWFWYSLMSLVCWTAWAITAKVGSSKLPPSTMQFVAALGFLFVSIGIAGFAKGSVQSSRKGKLYSVISGVLLAGGGLASFAAYRTGDNTAATTGITSLYPAITVICALVFLKERLTRSQIAGLCFSGLAILLFSL, from the coding sequence TTGCCATTCGCAACACGCTTGCGCGCTAAGTGGTTCTGGTACTCATTGATGTCTCTCGTGTGCTGGACAGCATGGGCGATCACCGCAAAAGTAGGATCGTCGAAGCTTCCGCCATCAACGATGCAGTTCGTCGCTGCGCTCGGCTTCCTTTTCGTGAGCATCGGGATCGCAGGATTTGCAAAAGGGAGTGTGCAGTCCAGCCGCAAAGGAAAGCTCTATTCGGTGATCAGCGGCGTACTGCTGGCAGGCGGAGGACTCGCATCGTTCGCGGCCTACCGAACCGGCGACAACACAGCAGCTACAACCGGAATTACTTCGCTCTATCCGGCCATTACGGTCATATGCGCTCTCGTGTTCTTGAAGGAGCGCTTAACCAGGTCACAGATCGCTGGCCTCTGCTTCTCCGGCCTAGCAATTCTTCTATTTTCGCTCTGA
- a CDS encoding PilZ domain-containing protein, whose product MSSRGNGATTTATVKPSAANGTSLSSFADKQHRRALRLFGIEVSADKIQKFASYFEQRNISVTITSSDSELTHNGEFVNACAVAINQKAIAALKAFPQFVDGRGLIFGVGSEQQILGLPDLRINVLLEQCADTEIRAAVDKTAPLIFRRVTLRDRIPIVTRVTLDTGTIALNGLTVNVGCGGMAVRLRRTIELPQRIRLTWSLHDADPISLEAAPRWHSGRMVGLQYVSTPPNILKKWIRTYSNCLGVTAVTRPR is encoded by the coding sequence TTGAGCAGCCGGGGCAACGGTGCGACTACGACAGCGACGGTCAAGCCGAGTGCCGCGAATGGTACCAGTCTTTCTTCTTTTGCCGACAAGCAGCATCGGCGAGCTTTAAGACTTTTCGGGATCGAAGTTTCCGCCGATAAAATACAGAAGTTCGCCAGTTACTTCGAACAGCGCAATATCTCCGTCACGATCACATCGTCTGACAGTGAGCTCACACACAACGGGGAGTTCGTGAACGCGTGCGCCGTCGCCATCAACCAAAAGGCAATCGCCGCTCTAAAGGCTTTTCCCCAGTTTGTCGACGGTCGTGGTCTCATATTCGGTGTTGGATCCGAACAGCAAATACTAGGATTGCCCGATCTGCGCATCAATGTCCTGCTGGAGCAATGCGCCGACACGGAAATTCGCGCGGCTGTGGACAAGACCGCTCCGCTGATCTTCCGCCGCGTGACGCTACGCGACCGCATTCCGATCGTGACCAGAGTGACGCTCGATACCGGCACCATAGCTTTGAATGGTCTTACCGTAAATGTCGGATGCGGAGGAATGGCGGTGCGCCTGCGGCGGACGATCGAACTTCCTCAACGAATTCGCCTTACCTGGAGTTTGCACGACGCAGACCCGATATCGCTCGAAGCAGCCCCTCGCTGGCACTCCGGCCGAATGGTAGGCCTGCAATATGTCTCAACCCCGCCAAACATACTTAAGAAGTGGATTCGCACGTATTCCAATTGCCTGGGAGTTACTGCCGTAACCAGGCCCCGATAA
- a CDS encoding energy transducer TonB, giving the protein MRNIGYIMLLSLLLIGSVGAQDGKERKLVSRQDPQYPQIAKQMNLHGMVKIKLWISPQGSVRRSEYIGGHPLLAQAAIESLKEWKYEPVPRETTAVVEVRF; this is encoded by the coding sequence ATGAGAAACATCGGATACATCATGTTACTTAGCCTCCTGCTGATTGGAAGTGTCGGAGCCCAGGATGGGAAAGAGCGAAAGCTCGTCTCCAGGCAGGACCCACAATATCCGCAAATCGCGAAGCAGATGAATCTGCATGGTATGGTCAAGATTAAGCTTTGGATCAGTCCGCAGGGCAGCGTGCGCCGTTCTGAATATATCGGCGGTCATCCCCTTCTGGCACAGGCTGCGATCGAGTCGCTGAAAGAGTGGAAGTATGAGCCCGTCCCGCGTGAGACCACCGCGGTAGTCGAGGTGCGGTTCTAA